A DNA window from Myxococcota bacterium contains the following coding sequences:
- a CDS encoding cell division protein ZapA: protein MSAKRTVAVRIRGKDFRVKSDEPAEQLARIAETVDATMARVEKRTGTVDSYDVAMLTALNLAREVVSLQEDQLCAEASQLRSLIELAESALPASR from the coding sequence GTGAGCGCGAAGCGCACGGTCGCCGTGCGGATTCGCGGCAAGGATTTCCGGGTCAAGAGCGACGAGCCGGCCGAGCAGCTCGCGCGGATCGCCGAGACGGTCGACGCAACGATGGCGCGCGTGGAGAAGCGCACCGGTACCGTCGATTCCTACGATGTGGCGATGCTGACCGCGCTGAACCTCGCGCGGGAAGTGGTCAGTCTGCAGGAAGACCAGCTGTGCGCCGAAGCCAGCCAGCTCCGCAGCCTCATCGAGCTCGCCGAATCGGCTCTTCCCGCGTCGCGCTAG